A window from Opitutia bacterium ISCC 52 encodes these proteins:
- the gyrA gene encoding DNA gyrase subunit A, with amino-acid sequence MNLENDRSTPTSITEIMQTAYIDYSMSVIIARALPDARDGLKPVQRRILYAMLREGLLHNRPFDKCAGVVGEVLKNYHPHGDISVYDTLVRMAQHWVMRYPLIIPQGNFGSIDGDPPAAYRYTESKLHQIAEDLLAQIDEDTVDFVPNYKESTTEPSVVPAALPNLLMNGSTGIAVGMTTNIPPHNLGELIDATCAIIDNPLISLDDLLTIIPGPDFPTGGTIAGREGIEKYLRTGRGIVRIKGTVQTEELSNLKEQLIITEIPYNVNRATLVTKIAELISNKVLTEISDLRDESDENTRVVIELKRGESSRVVINKLYKHTPLESSFGVILLALVKRRPKQMNIKEVLEVYIEHRREVVVRRTQFRLRKAEARAHILEGYKIALDNLDDFVKIIRASKNREEAKQSLMAKYPLSERQTDAILDLRLYQLTGLEREKIEEEYLKLMQLIEELKHILENEGKLLSVIKEELIVMKEKYPSERRTQIIGAEGEFRMEDVIANEGCVISVSHKGFIKRTGVSEYRSQKRGGKGVKGSGSYEEDFIEHVFTASTHDNIMFFMNNGRVYVEKVYEIVEGTRISKGRSLINLLQMQKDEKIAAMICVPEFSEDLHLVKVTKNGITKKTNLQAYSNYRRGGLIGINIDKGDQLIDVLLTKGEDEIVIVTHNGMSIRFKETDLRDQGRATRGVKGIRLKKKDVVKTAVVVDHESSLLIVGENGLGKRSDFEDYRLQSRGGSGVIAMKTDGVAGALTVTEDDEIMILTLSGQAIRSPVKDVRIIGRTTQGVRMMNLNDDDKIVAIAEVVETDDIDETEDAEEQGEGSPEPTSSTEATEGSE; translated from the coding sequence ATGAACTTGGAAAACGACAGATCCACTCCGACCAGTATTACTGAGATAATGCAAACGGCTTACATCGATTACTCGATGTCAGTCATTATCGCTCGCGCTCTACCCGATGCACGAGACGGTTTGAAACCCGTTCAGAGAAGAATTCTTTACGCAATGTTGCGTGAAGGGCTTTTGCATAATCGACCCTTTGACAAATGCGCAGGGGTAGTTGGTGAAGTACTTAAAAACTATCACCCACATGGTGATATTTCAGTTTACGACACTTTGGTCCGCATGGCCCAGCACTGGGTAATGCGCTATCCATTGATTATTCCGCAAGGAAACTTCGGATCTATCGATGGCGATCCCCCTGCTGCTTATCGTTATACCGAATCAAAATTGCATCAGATCGCAGAAGATTTGCTGGCTCAGATCGATGAAGATACCGTGGATTTTGTTCCTAACTATAAGGAAAGTACTACGGAACCATCTGTAGTTCCTGCTGCGCTGCCTAATCTGTTGATGAATGGTTCGACAGGTATCGCGGTTGGAATGACTACCAACATTCCTCCTCACAATTTGGGAGAGCTGATCGACGCAACCTGTGCGATCATCGATAACCCACTCATTTCCCTGGATGATCTGCTCACCATAATACCAGGTCCTGATTTTCCTACCGGAGGAACGATAGCCGGGCGTGAAGGTATTGAGAAATATCTAAGAACCGGGCGTGGAATTGTCCGTATTAAAGGCACTGTTCAAACAGAAGAGCTGAGCAATCTAAAGGAGCAGCTCATCATTACCGAGATTCCGTACAATGTTAATCGGGCAACTCTGGTGACCAAAATTGCAGAGTTAATCTCAAACAAAGTACTGACTGAAATCAGTGACCTTCGAGACGAGTCTGATGAAAATACACGGGTAGTAATCGAACTTAAGCGGGGAGAATCTTCACGAGTCGTTATCAACAAGCTCTACAAGCATACACCGCTGGAATCTTCCTTCGGAGTCATTCTGCTCGCCCTGGTAAAACGTCGCCCTAAACAAATGAACATCAAGGAAGTCCTTGAAGTTTATATTGAGCATCGTCGCGAGGTAGTTGTCCGTAGAACTCAATTCCGTTTAAGAAAGGCCGAAGCGCGTGCTCATATTCTGGAAGGCTACAAGATCGCTTTGGATAACCTGGATGATTTTGTGAAGATCATCCGTGCGTCTAAAAATCGTGAAGAGGCAAAGCAAAGCTTGATGGCTAAATATCCGCTCTCAGAGCGTCAGACCGATGCCATCCTCGATCTTCGCCTTTACCAACTCACTGGGTTGGAAAGAGAAAAAATTGAGGAAGAATACCTCAAACTGATGCAGCTTATAGAAGAGCTGAAACACATATTAGAGAACGAAGGGAAGCTACTTTCTGTGATCAAAGAAGAGTTGATCGTGATGAAAGAGAAATACCCTTCAGAAAGAAGAACTCAAATCATAGGCGCTGAAGGTGAATTCCGTATGGAAGACGTCATCGCCAACGAGGGTTGCGTAATTTCTGTATCCCACAAGGGCTTTATCAAACGCACAGGCGTTAGCGAATACAGATCACAAAAACGCGGCGGTAAAGGTGTCAAAGGTTCCGGATCTTACGAGGAGGACTTTATTGAGCATGTGTTCACGGCCAGTACTCACGATAATATCATGTTCTTTATGAATAATGGTCGGGTGTATGTGGAAAAAGTCTACGAAATCGTGGAAGGCACACGCATTTCAAAAGGTCGCTCCCTCATCAACCTACTTCAGATGCAGAAGGATGAGAAAATTGCCGCGATGATTTGCGTTCCTGAATTTTCCGAAGATCTCCACCTGGTCAAAGTAACGAAGAACGGCATAACCAAGAAGACCAATCTTCAAGCCTACTCAAATTACCGCCGAGGCGGTCTAATCGGAATCAACATCGACAAAGGCGATCAGCTTATCGATGTGCTGCTGACCAAAGGAGAAGACGAAATTGTAATCGTTACTCACAATGGCATGTCCATTCGCTTTAAGGAAACGGATTTACGCGACCAAGGTCGTGCGACTCGAGGAGTAAAAGGGATCCGCTTGAAAAAGAAAGATGTCGTTAAAACCGCTGTGGTTGTGGATCACGAATCATCTCTCCTCATTGTAGGAGAGAACGGCTTGGGTAAACGAAGCGATTTTGAAGATTACCGCCTGCAAAGCCGTGGAGGAAGTGGCGTAATCGCCATGAAGACCGACGGAGTAGCAGGTGCACTCACGGTAACCGAAGACGATGAAATAATGATTCTCACTCTGAGTGGTCAGGCTATTCGCTCTCCAGTCAAAGATGTTCGGATAATCGGCAGAACTACTCAAGGTGTTCGCATGATGAACCTGAATGACGATGATAAGATCGTTGCTATTGCAGAAGTTGTTGAGACAGACGACATCGACGAAACAGAGGATGCGGAAGAGCAAGGTGAAGGTTCACCTGAACCAACCTCATCAACTGAAGCGACCGAGGGTTCAGAGTAA
- a CDS encoding 3'-5' exonuclease, with product MNDDLTDTHSLWHQHAIHFLDFEGSLRSGILEYGLVTIKDLSVVELETRLCLGTGVIPEMETATHQIRNADVVDSPPLSESWELFRDLRATGPFGAHHAGVENGLIKSVWPYTNRCLNFLTGEQDVDWGPWLDTCALYRTLFPDLESYNLSALIQAFGLEDRLNQLAVQHCPETRNTFHCAGYDALASAVLVLQLEAYEELKELTLPQLLQWSQPGNTSQVLGDQLELL from the coding sequence ATGAATGATGACTTAACAGATACCCACTCATTGTGGCATCAGCATGCGATTCACTTCTTAGATTTCGAAGGAAGTCTGAGGAGCGGTATTTTGGAGTATGGGCTTGTTACGATCAAAGACCTGTCTGTTGTTGAGCTGGAAACACGTTTGTGTCTAGGCACTGGGGTCATCCCTGAAATGGAAACCGCTACTCACCAGATCAGGAATGCTGATGTGGTTGATTCACCGCCATTATCTGAATCTTGGGAATTATTTCGTGACCTTCGGGCTACGGGTCCTTTTGGGGCACATCATGCTGGTGTTGAGAACGGTCTTATTAAGTCAGTGTGGCCTTATACGAATCGTTGCCTAAATTTCCTGACTGGAGAGCAGGATGTCGATTGGGGCCCTTGGCTAGATACTTGTGCCCTTTACAGGACACTTTTTCCAGATTTGGAGAGCTATAATCTCTCCGCCCTAATTCAGGCCTTTGGATTGGAGGATCGCTTGAATCAACTTGCCGTTCAACATTGTCCAGAAACGCGCAACACCTTCCATTGCGCAGGATACGATGCTTTGGCTTCCGCAGTACTAGTTCTTCAGCTTGAAGCATACGAAGAGCTAAAGGAATTAACACTCCCACAACTTTTACAATGGAGTCAGCCTGGAAATACTTCCCAGGTCCTAGGTGATCAACTGGAGTTACTCTGA
- the hisN gene encoding histidinol-phosphatase: protein MDASTLNSFVNELLTQSGDIIRPYFFNRDYSIDRKSDESPVTRADKEAEECIRSLIQREFPDHGIIGEEFGDENKGAEYTWVIDPIDGTKAFITGSPLFTTLVGLLHNGEPILGAIHQPIVGLRCIGDNNETTLNGEVVTCRDTASISQATILSSSIKTADEYQNGSRFTSLVKSAQVFRTWGDGYGYLLVATGQADVMLDPIMNPWDVLPVIPVIRGAGASIGNWQGNTNHWESCVAATPALFDPVVAELNDA from the coding sequence ATGGACGCCTCTACACTTAATTCATTTGTCAATGAGCTGCTTACTCAAAGTGGTGACATCATTAGACCTTACTTTTTCAATCGCGATTACTCGATCGATAGAAAGTCGGATGAATCACCAGTAACACGGGCAGATAAAGAAGCAGAGGAGTGTATTCGTTCTCTGATACAGAGAGAGTTCCCTGACCATGGAATCATAGGTGAAGAATTTGGTGACGAAAATAAGGGAGCGGAATATACCTGGGTCATAGATCCTATCGATGGAACAAAAGCTTTTATAACAGGTAGTCCCCTATTCACGACTTTAGTTGGACTACTTCATAATGGAGAACCCATTTTGGGGGCCATCCATCAGCCCATTGTTGGCCTACGATGTATTGGAGATAATAATGAAACGACCTTGAATGGCGAAGTCGTTACCTGCCGAGATACTGCTTCCATATCGCAGGCGACAATCCTTTCATCTAGCATTAAAACTGCAGATGAATATCAAAATGGAAGTCGATTTACCTCGTTAGTTAAAAGTGCACAGGTGTTTAGAACCTGGGGTGATGGCTACGGCTATCTGCTAGTTGCGACCGGACAAGCTGATGTAATGTTGGATCCAATCATGAACCCTTGGGATGTCCTTCCCGTAATACCAGTCATTCGAGGAGCAGGTGCAAGTATTGGAAATTGGCAGGGGAACACCAATCACTGGGAATCATGTGTCGCTGCAACTCCAGCCCTCTTCGATCCAGTCGTAGCAGAGCTCAACGACGCTTAA
- a CDS encoding UDP-N-acetylglucosamine diphosphorylase, giving the protein MKAEELFSLTSSFPFKDIFSPADRPWEWVAKIKNAFSSNSFNTNSDSAVRPSGTVIEGDVYLDPSVQLGPNVLIQGPAYIGANVVLRPGAYIRGNVIVGEGSVLGNSCEFKNCLLLENVQAPHFNYVGDSILGNRAHLAAGVICSNFRLDQAEVPVKLRDGIESSGLKKLGALIGDDAEVGCNSVLNPGTIIGKRSLVYPSMAFGGYLEEDSIVAPQPQSPRIVKRR; this is encoded by the coding sequence ATGAAAGCCGAAGAGCTATTTTCCCTCACGTCATCTTTTCCTTTTAAGGACATTTTTTCACCTGCAGATCGCCCTTGGGAATGGGTGGCAAAAATCAAAAATGCTTTTTCTTCCAATAGCTTCAATACAAACAGCGATAGTGCTGTACGTCCTTCCGGAACAGTCATCGAAGGGGATGTATATTTAGATCCGAGCGTTCAACTCGGCCCCAATGTGCTTATTCAGGGACCAGCCTATATTGGAGCGAATGTCGTACTTAGGCCCGGAGCGTATATCCGAGGCAACGTAATCGTGGGCGAGGGCTCCGTATTGGGAAATTCTTGTGAGTTCAAAAATTGCCTGTTGCTTGAGAATGTCCAGGCCCCTCACTTCAATTATGTGGGGGATTCGATTCTAGGTAATCGTGCACATCTCGCTGCAGGCGTCATTTGCTCAAACTTTCGCCTCGACCAAGCGGAAGTACCTGTGAAATTGAGAGACGGGATTGAGAGCTCAGGGTTGAAAAAACTCGGCGCACTAATCGGAGATGACGCTGAAGTGGGCTGCAATTCGGTTTTAAACCCGGGCACGATTATAGGTAAGCGATCTCTGGTCTATCCTTCCATGGCATTTGGAGGATACCTGGAGGAGGACTCGATTGTAGCTCCTCAGCCTCAATCACCTAGAATTGTTAAGCGTCGTTGA
- the rpsB gene encoding 30S ribosomal protein S2, translating into MNITVRDLFDAGVHFGHQTKRWNPKSKPYVFDHRQGISIMDLGKTFECLENASSFIEDTVAGGGNILLVGTKKQAQEVMREAAVATEMPFCVSRWLGGTLTNFSTILKSIAKYKKYLAMETDGSLDKLPKKELAVVRREMSRMNRNFEGLLEMPELPDAIFIIDIKREDIAVAEARRLGIPVIALVDTNSDPTLVAYPIPGNDDAVKSIRIIVETIMEALQNGMAKREANKTAQTFVAEPTMESYSEQVAAEAEENMEEITVTIDPELMVDQEAKRESSEESQS; encoded by the coding sequence ATGAATATAACTGTTAGAGATCTATTCGACGCTGGCGTTCACTTTGGTCACCAAACCAAACGCTGGAACCCAAAATCCAAGCCTTATGTTTTCGATCACCGTCAAGGGATCAGCATTATGGATCTAGGCAAAACTTTTGAATGCCTGGAAAATGCATCTTCTTTTATTGAAGATACGGTAGCAGGAGGAGGAAACATCCTTCTCGTTGGCACCAAAAAGCAAGCGCAAGAAGTTATGCGGGAAGCCGCAGTAGCTACTGAAATGCCCTTCTGTGTTAGTCGCTGGCTCGGAGGTACGCTGACCAATTTTTCAACTATCCTCAAGAGTATCGCAAAATACAAAAAATACTTGGCGATGGAAACCGACGGTTCTCTGGACAAACTTCCCAAAAAGGAACTGGCCGTAGTCCGTCGAGAAATGAGTCGGATGAACAGAAACTTCGAAGGACTTCTGGAAATGCCAGAATTGCCCGACGCCATCTTCATCATCGACATCAAGCGCGAAGACATCGCAGTTGCTGAAGCCCGCCGCTTGGGTATTCCAGTAATTGCGCTGGTGGATACAAATTCAGACCCAACTCTCGTCGCCTACCCGATCCCTGGCAATGATGACGCCGTTAAGTCCATACGTATTATTGTAGAAACCATTATGGAAGCTCTACAAAACGGAATGGCCAAGCGTGAGGCCAACAAGACAGCTCAGACGTTCGTTGCTGAACCAACCATGGAATCCTACTCCGAGCAAGTTGCCGCGGAAGCAGAAGAGAACATGGAAGAAATCACAGTTACGATCGACCCAGAGTTAATGGTGGACCAAGAAGCCAAGCGTGAAAGTAGCGAGGAATCACAATCCTAA
- the tsf gene encoding translation elongation factor Ts has product MSVQITASMVNDLRQKTGVGLMDCKKALVEADGDIEKAITALRKKGVSTAAKKAGRTTSEGLIEQYIHMGGKVGVLLELNCETDFVAKTDDFKALAKDLCLHVAAANPSYLNREEVPEEEVSKERDVATAQAEGKPPQAIQKIVDGKLDKFFSQICFVDQPFVKDPSKVIKDLITEKVTQLGENIVIRRFSRYQLGE; this is encoded by the coding sequence ATGAGTGTACAAATAACCGCCTCTATGGTAAACGACCTGCGCCAGAAAACTGGTGTTGGATTAATGGACTGCAAGAAAGCGCTTGTCGAAGCTGACGGAGACATCGAAAAAGCAATCACTGCTCTACGCAAAAAAGGCGTATCAACAGCAGCGAAAAAAGCAGGACGCACAACAAGTGAAGGACTCATCGAACAATACATTCACATGGGTGGAAAAGTAGGTGTTCTTCTGGAATTGAACTGCGAAACTGATTTTGTTGCCAAAACGGACGACTTTAAGGCTCTTGCCAAAGACCTTTGTCTCCATGTTGCCGCAGCCAATCCATCCTACTTAAACCGGGAAGAAGTCCCGGAGGAAGAGGTGAGTAAAGAACGCGATGTTGCTACTGCCCAAGCTGAAGGCAAACCCCCACAAGCCATTCAAAAGATCGTGGATGGCAAACTGGATAAGTTCTTTTCCCAAATCTGTTTTGTAGACCAACCTTTCGTTAAGGATCCATCCAAGGTAATCAAAGATTTGATTACCGAGAAGGTTACTCAACTCGGTGAAAATATAGTTATACGTCGTTTCTCTCGTTACCAACTCGGAGAGTAA
- a CDS encoding tetratricopeptide repeat protein produces the protein MKSISKIARIATVLVTVVGFSTSATAEIDMQFWKKPGYFDSYYKDLNAVGSKIPTIKSDEQEILTQYSNLKEINDKQALAYLAGVITPQASSALDFTLGLHYYSSDDIKKAALFFKRSVDKWPTFQNAHKLLGYCSLQTEDWVGAAKSFSTATALGEDDARTFGLLGMIYLNQEKILESESAYKKAIVADPDTLDWYKGLASTLINQGKHLELVSLFEEMIARAPDAEAEKDFLLLQANSFIALDQTLNAAANYEIVRRMKMGNADSMGRLGDIYLNENQVELATEAYIESIELDPEQAQDVPVNSANVMVSRGFWTNGQELINVIRKIFAGGLEEKHHLTLLRLEAQVAMGEQKETTVIIGFLEQILEIEPDDGQTLLLLAKFHGSEKNFEEARKYYEQAMELEDYEYQALVDYAQMLVQNKLYCDAVPMLSDALDIKYSSSVEEFMDQVDRVCRRQRLGRR, from the coding sequence ATGAAATCAATTTCGAAAATAGCACGCATTGCTACAGTCCTGGTAACTGTTGTTGGATTTTCTACATCCGCGACTGCTGAGATTGACATGCAGTTTTGGAAGAAACCGGGCTACTTTGATTCTTACTACAAAGACTTAAATGCTGTGGGATCAAAGATTCCCACTATTAAGTCAGATGAGCAAGAAATCCTGACCCAGTATTCTAACCTTAAGGAAATCAATGACAAACAGGCGTTGGCTTACCTGGCTGGAGTCATTACTCCTCAAGCGAGTTCTGCCTTAGATTTCACATTGGGGCTGCATTACTACAGCTCTGACGATATCAAGAAGGCGGCCCTCTTCTTCAAAAGATCAGTTGATAAATGGCCGACCTTCCAGAATGCCCATAAATTATTGGGATATTGCTCACTCCAAACCGAGGATTGGGTAGGCGCAGCAAAATCATTCTCCACTGCGACTGCACTTGGAGAAGATGATGCGCGGACATTCGGGTTATTGGGTATGATCTACTTGAACCAAGAAAAGATTTTGGAATCTGAAAGTGCTTATAAGAAAGCCATCGTAGCTGACCCAGATACACTAGACTGGTATAAAGGCCTAGCTTCTACGCTCATTAACCAAGGAAAGCACCTTGAGTTGGTTTCTTTATTTGAAGAAATGATTGCTCGCGCGCCTGACGCTGAAGCCGAAAAAGACTTTCTTCTTCTTCAAGCGAATTCATTTATTGCTCTAGATCAGACTCTGAATGCGGCTGCCAATTATGAAATTGTTCGTCGGATGAAGATGGGAAATGCTGATTCCATGGGGCGATTAGGTGATATTTACCTGAATGAGAATCAAGTGGAACTTGCAACTGAGGCCTACATCGAGTCCATCGAGCTTGATCCTGAGCAAGCCCAGGACGTTCCCGTGAATTCTGCGAATGTCATGGTTAGTCGTGGTTTCTGGACTAATGGACAGGAATTAATTAATGTCATCCGTAAGATATTTGCTGGTGGGCTTGAAGAAAAGCATCACCTTACCCTTCTCCGTCTGGAAGCCCAGGTAGCCATGGGGGAACAAAAGGAAACCACTGTTATCATTGGTTTTCTTGAGCAGATTTTAGAGATTGAGCCGGACGATGGGCAAACACTCCTCCTGTTGGCAAAGTTCCACGGTAGTGAGAAGAACTTTGAAGAAGCACGTAAGTACTATGAGCAAGCAATGGAGCTCGAAGATTATGAATACCAGGCTCTTGTTGATTACGCTCAGATGTTAGTGCAGAACAAATTGTACTGTGACGCTGTGCCAATGCTGAGCGATGCGTTGGACATCAAATATTCTAGTTCCGTTGAGGAATTCATGGATCAGGTAGATCGTGTATGTCGCCGCCAAAGATTGGGAAGACGCTAA